In a genomic window of Helianthus annuus cultivar XRQ/B chromosome 10, HanXRQr2.0-SUNRISE, whole genome shotgun sequence:
- the LOC110883574 gene encoding homeobox-leucine zipper protein HDG1, whose amino-acid sequence MEGNGNQRAMEEVPATTSDENENCEVRSSDEEEINHGGSSSSSRQYSRYTREQVEELEKFFKKNPHPTEKERTEIANKLNITINKVKFWFQNRRTQLKSQKERSENVILKQENEQLRLENLAMAEVLKNPLCNKCGAQATIPDGSIHAHKVVIENARLKEEFSHFANQVSQMFGIPLSNKVTIPGDPLNPIMSRSLMDYDIPIQRNEYLVQASRAMEVLLKLGNVNAPLWNRNIEGGGETLSFVEYERAFPPSLGTKPPGFVSEATRARSVVPMTSSTLVEALLNADQWREMFIGMTGSCTTMEVISNGTGGSRNGALQLQAQGQWTVVDLSIDSRIEGHMTRRCPSGCILHDMPNGFTMVTWIEHTEYDEQSVSHQYRQLINSGVGFGAQRWISALLRHCESITAIMSPTLNHHLLQDTKRSLRGLAQRMMRIFCGGVCLTDGQQWDLVADHTPKRPRIMAHNYISGFGEPMGIVTSATYLVWIPTNHQHLFDMLKTKDRCIWDVICHRIAARNMIHLPLGQDETSPNCISILYSNMERTTEDDQVMVLQETICDMTGSLIVYATIDFPTISVVMNGEDIASVALLPSGLCIVPGYGYGEDGAGGERGSMVTVGLQLLHPDITTSNMITMETIIMINDLVARTVQGIIEIV is encoded by the exons ATGGAAGGAAATGGTAATCAAAGGGCCATGGAAGAAGTACCTGCAACCACATCCGATGAAAATGAGAATTGTGAAGTCAGGTCTAGTGACGAAGAGGAAATCAATCATGGCGGTTCATCTTCGAGTTCACGACAATATAGCCGTTACACACGAGAGCAAGTTGAAGAACTTGAAAA ATTCTTCAAAAAGAACCCTCACCCTACCGAGAAAGAAAGGACTGAAATTGCAAATAAACTCAATATCACTATCAATAAGGTCAAATTTTggttccagaatagaagaactCAATTGAAG AGTCAAAAGGAGCGCAGTGAGAATGTGATTTTGAAGCAAGAGAACGAGCAACTGAGGCTTGAGAATTTAGCAATGGCAGAAGTCCTAAAGAACCCGCTTTGCAACAAATGTGGTGCACAAGCAACAATACCAGACGGGTCCATTCACGCACACAAAGTCGTGATAGAGAACGCACGGTTGAAAGAGGAATTTAGCCATTTTGCCAATCAAGTCAGTCAAATGTTTGGTATACCATTGTCAAACAAAGTGACAATTCCTGGTGACCCTTTAAACCCAATCATGAGTCGATCACTTATGGACTACGACATACCCATTCAAAGGAATGAATATCTTGTGCAAGCATCAAGAGCCATGGAAGTGCTCTTAAAGCTTGGGAATGTCAATGCTCCACTATGGAATAGAAACATAGAAGGTGGAGGAGAAACCCTTAGTTTTGTTGAATATGAAAGGGCTTTTCCTCCTTCCCTTGGCACAAAACCACCTGGATTCGTATCTGAGGCTACACGGGCTAGGAGCGTGGTACCGATGACTAGCTCAACCCTTGTAGAAGCATTACTCAACGCG GATCAATGGAGAGAAATGTTTATAGGCATGACAGGCAGTTGTACTACAATGGAAGTGATTTCCAATGGTACAGGAGGCTCAAGAAATGGTGCTCTCCAACTT CAAGCACAGGGGCAATGGACTGTGGTTGATTTGTCAATCGATTCAAGAATTGAAGGACACATGACAAGAAGGTGTCCTTCTGGTTGTATCCTACATGATATGCCAAATGGTTTCACCATG GTTACGTGGATCGAACATACTGAATACGATGAGCAATCGGTCTCCCACCAGTATCGTCAGTTAATCAACTCGGGTGTGGGCTTCGGTGCACAAAGATGGATTAGTGCACTTTTGAGGCATTGTGAAAGCATAACAGCCATCATGTCTCCCACCCTCAACCACCACCTGCTTCAAGATACAAAAAGAAGCTTAAGAGGCCTAGCACAACGCATGATGCGTATCTTTTGTGGTGGGGTTTGTTTAACCGATGGTCAACAATGGGATTTGGTTGCGGATCACACACCGAAAAGACCAAGGATCATGGCACACAATTACATAAGTGGTTTTGGTGAACCAATGGGAATAGTCACTAGTGCAACCTATTTAGTCTGGATACccacaaatcaccaacacctGTTTGATATGTTGAAAACAAAAGACAGGTGTATATGGGATGTGATATGCCATAGGATTGCCGCTAGAAACATGATCCATTTACCGTTGGGCCAAGATGAAACAAGTCCTAACTGCATCTCCATTTTATATTCCAATATG GAAAGGACAACCGAAGACGACCAGGTTATGGTGCTGCAGGAGACAATCTGTGATATGACGGGATCACTCATTGTCTATGCAACTATAGATTTCCCAACAATATCCGTGGTGATGAATGGCGAGGACATTGCTTCGGTGGCTCTCTTGCCATCAGGGTTATGTATAGTCCCAGGATATGGATATGGTGAAGACGGTGCAGGTGGTGAACGTGGATCAATGGTGACTGTGGGGCTCCAACTATTGCACCCAGATATAACTACCTCAAACATGATCACAATGGAAACCATCATCATGATAAACGATCTGGTGGCACGAACAGTTCAGGGAATCATAGAAATTGTTTGA